One segment of Leptodactylus fuscus isolate aLepFus1 chromosome 7, aLepFus1.hap2, whole genome shotgun sequence DNA contains the following:
- the LOC142212596 gene encoding chymotrypsin B-like — MAFLPLVFCLALATAAHGCGVPSIAPVVTGYARIVNGEEAVPGSWPWQVSLQDNTGWHYCGGSLISEKWVVTAAHCSVSATDRVVVGEHDRSSSAEPIQSLAVGQVFTHPSWDPNTINNDIALVKLATPAVLGRTVSPVCLAHHGEVYDDGRICVTSGWGKTRWFALSTPSKLQQTALPVLSNEHCKTYWGSNISDLMVCAGAAGSSSCMGDSGGPLVCQRNGAWTLVGIVSWGSSTCSTSTPGVYARVTELRSWVDQIVASN; from the exons ATGGCTTTCCTTCCGCTTGTCTTCTGTTTGGCTTTGGCCACTGCAGCTCATG GCTGCGGGGTTCCCAGTATTGCCCCTGTTGTCACTGGTTATGCTAGGATAGTCAATGGCGAGGAAGCAGTTCCAGGATCTTGGCCCTGGCAAGTTTCTCTTCAG GACAACACTGGATGGCATTATTGTGGTGGTTCCCTCATTAGTGAGAAATGGGTGGTAACAGCAGCTCACTGCAGTGTTTC TGCAACTGACCGCGTTGTTGTTGGAGAACATGACAGAAGTTCATCAGCTGAACCAATCCAATCTCTGGcagtaggacag GTTTTTACTCATCCCAGTTGGGATCCCAACACTATCAATAATGACATCGCCTTGGTAAAACTTGCCACACCAGCTGTTCTTGGCAGGACTGTATCCCCAGTGTGCTTAGCTCACCACGGTGAAGTATATGATGATGGCCGCATCTGTGTTACAAGTGGATGGGGAAAGACAAGATGGTTTG cACTTAGCACCCCCAGCAAACTGCAGCAGACTGCTCTGCCCGTATTGTCCAATGAACACTGTAAGACCTACTGGGGTAGTAACATCAGTGATCTCATGGTCTGCGCTGGAGCTGCTGGATCATCTTCCTGCATG GGTGATTCTGGTGGACCCCTTGTGTGCCAAAGAAATGGTGCTTGGACACTGGTTGGTATTGTGTCTTGGGGAAGCAGCACATGCTCAACATCTACTCCAGGTGTCTACGCTCGTGTCACTGAGCTTCGTAGCTGGGTGGACCAGATTGTTGCTTCCAATTAA